CAGTCGCTGTACGTGGATACACTTGTTATATGCACACAAATTATACAGTTTCGTGGCGCCACAGAGTGAGAAGGTAGGAATCGAGAGGGAGATGAATGAATGATAATAATTGGTATTTTATTTATGGAGAATTATTCGAGAGAGTGCGTGAAAGTTTCAAGTGAATGTATCTGTTTGGGAGTGTGATAAAAACAGGGAAAACTCATTAGTGCATGAAggattatgtttttttttaatttataaaaacaaaaatattattttttattataaatatggacatgatggATCAGtcagataaataaaaatatgtgatatCGTCTTACAAGAAACTTACTCATGTGTATATTATCACAAGGAATTATACATAAGACCTATATCATTATGTGGATAATCTAatgattataaaattatatacaaaATTAACATATAATAGTGTGATGATCAATAGAATACCTGCTggcaataattttttaattaataatttacatAGAGAATAAAATCCGGTTTTGGTGGCCCCAACATTTGAAATTCCAAAACCAACTCACATCTATGTCCATATGTACATGAACATTCTacacaaaaatttttgaattaaGAATCTAATTATAtacatttattaattaaaaactttcaaaactcataaataataaaataaaaaattagagaCTGGTGGGTATTTTTTAAAACGACAAAACTCCAATGAAACCGTCTCATATGTTGATTTTATgatatcattatattattttatatgttaaaatattattattcagTTCAGATATAGGTCGATCTGTCTCAAGGATACGTCGTCTCACACAAAATTCattctttttaaatattgaaaacATCACAATTAGATCATTAATTCATTATAATCCAATAATATAGTAGAATAATAGCATAGTTAcctaacaaaaaatttaaaataaaatttctatttcATGATNAAAGAAAACGAAAGAAAGCGGACAATGGAATTGGAATCTAAAATCTGGTCTCATTTTTCAGAAGCTGTTGTCATCAAACTGACGGCGATTTCCCTTTCTTTGTCCTTTTACCCTCTCTCTCACTTGtaccattttttttccttctttgttcattttaaataatttatataaaaaattgaaaattttaaaaaatattattatataggtaataattttaaaaaaaaataaatgaattaatttacagtataatatatatattatatagacCAAATTAAATGCTATCAACCTAGCACATATGTTAATGTGTGCATAAGATTATAGTATTTTTCAAaagtatttattaattatttttttgtggtactatttttttattagttaaatAAAGATATTGTACGGGGGATCTCACGTATATCTATAATTTTGACTCCGTGAAAATGTACCACATCTGCAAATTAATTTgatagaataaaaatattttatttcattatttttacatCAATTGGTCGTAAAATCTCATTTGGTTATCTTTATATGCATTTTTGACAATTTggtaaaaaactaaaaattgacatagattttattaaataaaatatcgaGCTAAGTTTTACATTTTACTATTCGAAAAAAGAATTTAtgagaataataatttttaaaatatagtacAATGCGAAAAAGGAATCTAAAATGGGGTCTACATGAATATAGTGTCAAGTGGAGGAGTCACACTTTTGTCGGCGTTGGGAAACGCTGGATGAGCTAGATGCGATTGTGGGACTGAATTTTAGACAATATCTCGAACTCTATAAACTTAGATTCTTCATGTTGTTCATCTTGAATATACCAGTTATACGTCGTCGTCGTCGAAATAAGATATGATACGATCGAGTGACATAccttatatatattatattggaTCTATGTTTTGCGCTCTTATGTGCATATATAAATTTGTtcatacatattttttaaaatcaaagtaTAAAAGttaatacaatattttaatatactttttaattttatgcaTCAATACATGATCGCATCGTGCATATTGAGCCTTGATTCTTGTTAGATGTTTAGTAAAGCCAAACGGGCAGATGCAAAACATAATTATTATAGGGAAAACGTATCAAAATGTTCTGTTTCTAGCATATGAAGAAGGAAACTTGGACTCGAAAAGAACCTTGTCAAGGACAATAAGATTGTTTAGCCCCGCGAAATATCAGTTCTTGACACAGTTAACTAACCGGCGTATCCAACACCGTAAATTTCTGGGCCAATGGGAAGTCATTCATGTCTCAGACACGAACTCAATTAACTAAACTGAAAAAAAGACTTACCATTTCTCCTGCTGTTTTCTGCCCAGATTGTGTTACTACAGCTTTTCTTAAAAACTCAAGCTAAGATGGACTAACAATAGTTCGCATTGGCAATGCATTACCGTGTTTGAGACTGAAACACGAGCAACCGAGATGGAAAATATAGTTTCAAGCCTCTCATGGTCCGTTGTGAAAGACATGCTAATGGTTCTTTTTCCCTATCCTATTTTGTGAAATAAGCAAATCTGTCGAACAAGATCAGTTGCTTTAGAACGAGAATATAAACTATTCAGAGGCATCCCAAAGTTGACTTGAATAAAAAAGTAACCTTTTGAAAGCAAGGATCATCTCCAAACCATATCACCCATAAACTTGAGAGCTGGGATGCCCCTTATTTCTACATCCATCAGGTGTGACCGGATTAGAGCCAGCTTTGCTAACTCAGGATCTTTTGGGATCATATCAAGTACGCGATTCTGATCCTGCAAGCAACAAATAACAAATCTCTGCAATAGCACACCGATTCCCAAATGTTCATATTGACCCGTGTCTTCACCAATTATAGGTCCcagaaacattaaaaaaatatcattagtCACTGCAAAATTTACCTTGGTCTTCATTGCACAGAACTTGCAGTCAGAAGCTGACTGAGGCAGCAGTTGGTTGACAACAAGTCTTCGTACTGGAACTTTTTCCTTCAGCAACGATGCACACAATCTTGAAGATTCACGGAGTGCCATGACCTGTATGAAAAATGgcctttttttttattcttctacAGCGGTAATTTGCCATATAAGAGAGaagattataatttttattctcTTAATAACGAGACAATGTTGTAAATAGCAGTAGGCGGTGGCAGGGAGGTCTAGCTTAATGTACTTGAGCGAGAACCATGAAAATAGGTTCTTACAGTTGGAAATAGGTCCATCTtgcttaaaaaatttacaataaaagACAAAAGAATAGGTTATTACAGTTGGAATCATCACAATCACAAACTCTGTGGTCTCTGAATTGCGGAAAAGATCTCGCACTTTTGCCATCCTTTCTCTGAGTTGCTCTAGCTTGTCAGTCTACAGAATTGAGGAAAAAGCATGAGGCCACTTGCAATAACCTTATTAAACCAATTTAAAGCACAATGACTTGATCTTACAGCATCCTGTTGTGGCTCTCCTTTTCCAAGCACATATTTAAGGGCTGTAGTAGCTGATGCGATTTTCTTCTTTAGCTGAACCAGAGAAGGAAAGTTAATCATTGAAACATCAAGAGTCTTATTTGGGagtttataatattttcataCAGTTTGTTGAAATAAGTAAAACATACCGACTTAGAAAGAACACAAACATGTACGTTGAAGGCTCTTACAACATGAAAGGAAATATTGGAtatcaattatttaaatcaGAAGCACTAGAAACCTCAACATTTAGTTCTTGAAATACTAGACTTCAAAcagattaaataaatttaggaTGCTGTGAtgtacataataaaaaaatcatgaatcatGACAGTAACAGAAGAGGAGCAAGAACATAGAATAAATACTAAGAAGATGATGAAATAGGGAATGGCTGTTGTAACAGTGAGACAGTGGAAATTGTTCTGACTTGGATGATGAGCATCTAAACAAGTGAGTGACATATGTAAACTAATGATCTGACTGAAGAAAAAAGTTCAATACCCTCagatcaaaattatatttaaaaaaaatcaaatggcAAAGCTTAATATATCAGTAATTAAGTAGATTTGACACTAGAAGAAGAAATATGGGGCAAAAATCCAAGATGAAAGAAACTGTGATGCTTGGGGCTTTATGAACTGGTAAAAGAAACCTTGGCGCATAACAGAGAAGCAAATAAATTTCTCTTTCTGGTACTATATAgtcattatatattatatatgtgtccAATAAGCAAGAATTTGCAGGTAAACCATTATCAAACAGCAAGCACTTATGATGCACTAACGTTTTTACATCTACAACTGTATGCTCACCCTCATCATCTTGCCCACGGATGCATCGAAGAAATCTGGCAACGAGAGTAATCGAAGTGTATGACCCTATAACAAACGGTTTATCCATGCTTCCACAACCATCAGACAAGGAACAAAAAAGAAAGCACATGATTCCTTACAGTGGGTGCTGTATCAAAAACAATTCGACTAAATCTACAGTACTCTGGTGACTCCACAAATTGCATAACCTGCAAGATCACTGCATAGTTTCAACAGCAATGACACGTAACATCAAGTGTCTACATacataagataataatttatcaaCAACAGTAATGGGCAATACATGCCTTGGCAATTGCAAAAGCTTCATCAAAACCAGGTGGAGGGGTGTCCAACAGCTCTCCAAGTTTGAGTTCTCCCAACTGATCATGAAGGAAAAATCAATATAGAATTACATATTCATATCTTGACTAACAAAACTTGTATAGTTAGGTaaccatgaaaaataaaaaccaaaagcACCAGGTGGACAAATTCCTTCAAAGCTAAACTAAGATAActgttaaaatattaaactaCTGTTCGGCTTCCGCCTTCCTCCTATGATCTCAGACCTTTGAGACCAGTGACATTTAACATTGAATTGAGCCAGAAGGTCTGGTCAAGAGTTCAAAACTAATAATGCCCAACTCTATTACTTCATTGATTTGATATTAGATGCTTACTTTTCAAAACATGTTTCCTGAAACTTGACAAACATGGATATGTACACCCTGGATATTAATTTGAGGTATGCTTATATATACCCTCAATTTTTTAACTTACTCATGACGGGACGTGAAAAAGTATAAAATTATTACAGGAATACTTACAGATGCTCAAACTTTTAAGACAAATGgtttcaaacaaaaataataaaaaaggaTGGGTTAGGTGCAAGTATTATGAAGATAAAGATAAATCAACACTGTTTTCACCTGGTCAGCGAGTGCTCCAAGGCCCATAGTATCCATGAAATGTTTAACACTGCCTTCACCATGTTGGCTAGAAGATTGAAATTCTTCCTTCATTCTCTCTGGGTTTACCTTTGACAGCAACCAAAATACACCATATCATAAGCACTAAAACAAAGTGCATGGAACAGGAGATCTAAAGCACAGTTGATTAAATATGGATACCTCAAGAGCATAAAGAGGAGATTCCATGCCTTGCACTCGAACAAGCCCCCCTCCAGTTAAATCCTATGAGCAAACCATAAGCGGATTATATATAAGACATTTTCTGTACAAGTTGCAATTCCTAACTAAAACATGAAGAAAATACAGGAAATGAAGTCATTACTTGATCAAAAGAATCACTTAGTGAGTGAGCAGGGTCGGTAGAAACAACAATAGTTGGATGACCATGGTTGGCAAATTTTACAGCCATGGATGCTGCACAACTTGTTTTTCCAACACCTCCTTTCCCACCTAACATGTAATACTTCCTCTGCAACCCCGAACTCATCTCATCAAATCCAGTAACGTCTTCCAGAGCAGTAGTAACAAAAGATCTCGCTGCATAATAATATGGACTAGAGATTTATGAAATTATCTGGCCGCTCTCATTTGAAATCCACATCTTGTCAGACAAAGGGTAGGTTGACATGACATACCAAGCACTACGACACTCTAATAACACGAAACAAATTAATTATCATCAATAACATTGCCATGACGATCAGTTTATTGCATTGGCAGCATTGGATAGATTACCGTAATAATCAATTTATTGCATTGGAAGCATCGACTCTATCAGTAATGTAAAAACACAACATTTATACCTCACAACATCATACTATCCATTTCTTTTTCTACcctaaaacaaaatatcatcaacAACCAAAGACACTACAATGTACAGAAACTAAAAGAAACAGTGAACAAATTCATCCACAACTGAATTAACACGTCAGCAGATACACTTATAGAGAAGCCAGAAACGGGTGCGAGAACTCAAAATTGAATCGGGAAAATATATAAAGCCCACAAGAAAGAAACACGAAAAGTGCCCAAAAAAATGCTTACTTGTATTCAAGCGTGTACCTTGGAACTGGGTTACTAGCTCCTTTGGGTAGACATGAGGATCGAAGTAGCTTAAAATGTTTTTGCTGATTTTAGCAGATGAAGTGGTGCGGAACTGAGATTTTGATACGCGATTGAAAAGAGACGACAAagccattttttttatttttctgcaaatcCTGCCGACAGGAGCATCGTTGCGATGGAGGAGAAAGTGAAGAGCGGCAAAATGAACGGGCTGGTAAAGGTTTCAAAGGCCCAAATTAATCGAATGGGCCCGTCAATCAGAAAGACTTCTGTCCATGTGTGTCATCGAAAAATAATGAGGTGGCAAAATATTGATAACATGAAGCTGACATTGTTGATTTGCCGATTCTGAAAcatgattaaaatttgaaaaattgaaagatagaTAACTAAAATCGTAAATatatgagaaaaataaaaaaaatatggaagatacatgacaaaaatataatatattgtgTTTCATATAACATAAAGTTATTGAAAAATAagttttataagaaaatttctcatttttatcttatttaatgaatgttttaatataataaaaaaaattgttggaaatagTTAATATATCAAATGGTAGGagtagattgataaataataggaaaaaaaataaattatgaaaacttCACTATATAGTGGGAACAtgtaaaaaagaagaaagacaaaaagttgtgtgagacggtctcacgggtcatattttgtaagacagatctcttatttggatcatccatgaaaaagtattattttttatgctaagagtattactttttattgtgaatatcgatagggttgacccgtctcatagataaagattcgtgagaccgtctcacaagaaacatacTCAAAAAGAAAATATAGTCTTTATATTTAGAATAGAAAGAGAATATAACATGTGCATAGGTTTGCTCGGGGGTGTTTGATACTCGATATAGTTAGAATTTATCTTGTAACTGTTGACAATATGAGCATTAAATGGACGAGTCAATAAAAGTTGGCATTTTTGACTCAGATAGAAAGGAAATCGTTTTATACGCGGTAGGATGCGTTCAGACGGAACGCGTTTTCACACTGATAGGAAGTTCAATAAATAGAGCTTcattccttcatttcaaatcatcccttcttcgagttttctctcatcttatagcattctataatatttgtgaggtgtttgttctcctgtattaagagagtgtgtgaactttttggaaacacagtgagtgagttgtacaccacaaaatattatagtgaaaattcttttcatcttgtccgtggtttttaccctaataatttttaggggttttccacgtaaatctcggtgttatgtttattctttattttcgtgttttattatctcaaattaccgcaagtgggaccaacaaatggtatcagagccttgatttaaaatttcttaaaattctgagtatgctctgtggttgcaacctagactgatcttccacatcagaaaagattttttttgagattttttattaaggcgggataattttgtccagtctactaaaattgtagacataatggcgggcaggtacgagatagcaaagttcaacggaagcaatcttatgctgtgaaaaataaagatacaagcagttttaagaaaggagaattgtttggcggctattggagatagaccggtggagattacgaatgatggaaagtgaaatgagatgaatgacaacgctgttgccaatttacacttggctatagcagacgaagtactgtcaagtatatatgagataaaaacagccaaagttatctgggatccTCTGACAAAGAtatacgaggtcaagtcgctacacaacatgattttcctaaagagaaggctttatactcttcggatggcggaatcctcatcgatgaccgaccatatcaacgcactaaatactctatttgcccaactcacttccatgggcataaaatagggggaAATGAAcatgcggagcttctacttcaaagtctaccagattcatatgatcaacttatcatcaacataaccaacaatattcttatgggctttctaagattcgacgatgtcttaactgcggttctcggagaagaaagccggcgcaagaataagaaagataggttggtaacatcgaagcaggtaGAGGCTTTACcaatgataagaggaagatttatggatcGTGACTCCAGTgagagccaaagacgaggtagatcagaGTCaaaaagtaagaagaaaaatatttactgcttcaaatgtggcggtaaagggcacttcaagaaagagtgtacgagtattgacaaacgttctcaaggaaatgtggccagtacttcaagcagtggtgaaatattattcagcgaagcagcaacagttgcagatggcaggcacaaattttgtgatacatgaaTTATGGATTCAgaagcgacgtggcacatgacgtctcggagagaatggtttgaccattatgaaccagtctcaggaggatctgtattcatgggaaatgatcatgccttggaaatcgctggggtcggtactatcaaaattaaaatgtttgatggcaccatttaCACCATACatgaggtacgacatgtgaagggactgacgaaaaatcttttgtccttggggcaattggataacatcgggtgcaaaaatcggatcgagaacgggatcatgaaaattgtgaaaggcgcgcttgtggttatgaaggcggaaaaggttgctgcaaatctgtatgtacttttgggagaaacacacaaagaggcagaactagctgttgcatcaaatggttcagaagaagaattaacagtgttatggcatagaaagctcgggcatatgtcagaacgggggttgaaaattctctcaaaacggaagctgctgccaggacttacaaaagtgtcattacccttttgtgagcattgtgttaccagtaaacaaaacagattaaagtttggcacttctactgccaggagtaaaagcatattggagctgatttattcggatgtttggcaagcaccggttgtatccctaggaggagcgagatactttgtcacgttcattgatgatttctctaggagatgttgagtgtatccaatcaagaagaaatcagatgtttgccagatcttcaaagatttcaaagcgcgggttgaacttgattctgagaagaaaatcaagtgtctgaggactgacaatggaggagaatataccagtgacgagtttgatgtattttgtcaacatgagggcatcaaaagacaattcacgacggcttacacacctcaacagaatggaggggcagagcggatgaacagaaccttgttggacagaacaagagctatgttaaggattgcgggtctagacaagtcattttgggcagaagcagtcaaaatcgcttgttatattatcaatcgttctccttcagtggcgattgatctgaagactccgatggagatgtggaccggGAAGCCGACagttctcatttgcatacatttggaagtccggcgtacgttctgtacaatgagcaagaaagatcaaagttggattcgaaatccagaaaatgtatcttcttgggttatgctgatggagtaaaggggtttcgctggtgggatcctactgttcacaagcttgtcatcagcagggatgttatcttcgaggaagataaagtaaagggagacaaaggcacaccgaattcagaaactactatatgtcaggtggaaaataagacggatgaAGGTCAaaattcttgtgaagcagtaccagagcacgaagaacaagaacatgttgagtctgaagtttccaatattgcatattgtctattagcagaggatggtgagccatcgagtttccacgaggctactcaaagctcggatgtatccttgtggatgatagcaatgcaagaagagttggaggcattagacaagaataaaacttgggatcttgttacactaccacgagggaggaaagccattggaaacagatgggtctataagatcaagcgtgatggcaataaccaagtggatcgatatcgtgctagattggtcgtaaaagggtatgctcagaaagaaggtaTTGACtttaatgagatattttctcctgtggttcgacttacaacagtcagagtagttctagaattgtgtgcggtgtttgaactacatctagaacagctacatgtgaaaacggcgtttcttcatggagatcttgaagaagaaatctatatgctccagtcagaaggttttgcggaaaaaggcaaagagaacttggtttgcaggttgaacaaatctctgtacggtctcaaacaggcgccaaggtgttggtacaagagatttgattcctatatcatgagccttggatacaacagactgagtgcagacccttgtacgtatttcaagagatctggtgatgattatatcattttgatgttgtatgtggacgatatGTTGGTAGCAGACCCCAACCAAGATCAGGTCCATGGATTGAAGGCatagttggctagggaatttgatatgaaggacttgggaccagcaaacaagattctaaggatgcaagttcaccgagacagaagtaacagaaagatttggctttcccagaaaaattatttgaagaaagtcttgcaacgcttcaatatgcaagatagtaagccaatattgacccctcttcctgttaacttcaagttatcctccgagatgtgtcctagtagtgaagcagagaggattgagatgtctcgagtatcatatgcatcagcagtgggaagtttgatgttcgccatgatctgtacaagatcggacattgctcaagcagtgggagcagttagtcggtatatggcgaatcctggacgagatcATTgaagcactgttaagaggatccttagatacattaagggtacctcgaatgctgcattatgttatggaggatcggattttacacttaggggctatgtcgattcagattttgtaggtgatcctgataagaggaaatctactactggttatgtgtttacacttgcagggggagcagtaagctgggtttcaaaactgcagacagttgtggcgttatctacaacagaggcagaatacatgacagctactcaaggtggcaaggaggcaatatggattaaaaggttattggaggagatcgggcacaaacaagagaatgttcctttgttttgtgatagtcagattgccttgcacatcgcaaggaatccagcctttcattccaggacaaaacacattggagttcaatttcactttgtgcgagaagtagtagaagaaggtaGTGTGGATATGCaaaagatccatacaaaggataacatagctgattttctgaccaagccagtgaacactgataagtttgagtgctgtagatcctcaagtggtctagcagaaacgtaagcagcagggaatggcaagattgaaaggatgtgtggagatgtgtttgattctcaatcaaatctccaagtgggagaaatgtcggcaatatGAGCATTAAATGGACGAGTCAACAAAGGTTGGCATTTTTGACTCACATAGAAAGgaacgcgttttatacgcggtAGGATGCGTTCAGACGGAACACGTTTTTTACGCGTTTTCACACTGATAGGAAGTTCAATAAATAGAGCTCcattccttcatttcaaatcatcccttcttcgagatttttctctcatcttatagcattctataatatttgtgaggtgtttgttctcctgtattaagagagtgtgtgaactctttggaaa
The Primulina huaijiensis isolate GDHJ02 unplaced genomic scaffold, ASM1229523v2 scaffold40277, whole genome shotgun sequence genome window above contains:
- the LOC140969214 gene encoding ATPase GET3B-like isoform X1, whose product is MALSSLFNRVSKSQFRTTSSAKISKNILSYFDPHVYPKELVTQFQGTRLNTTRSFVTTALEDVTGFDEMSSGLQRKYYMLGGKGGVGKTSCAASMAVKFANHGHPTIVVSTDPAHSLSDSFDQDLTGGGLVRVQGMESPLYALEVNPERMKEEFQSSSQHGEGSVKHFMDTMGLGALADQLGELKLGELLDTPPPGFDEAFAIAKVMQFVESPEYCRFSRIVFDTAPTGHTLRLLSLPDFFDASVGKMMRLKKKIASATTALKYVLGKGEPQQDATDKLEQLRERMAKVRDLFRNSETTEFVIVMIPTVMALRESSRLCASLLKEKVPVRRLVVNQLLPQSASDCKFCAMKTKDQNRVLDMIPKDPELAKLALIRSHLMDVEIRGIPALKFMGDMVWR
- the LOC140969214 gene encoding ATPase GET3B-like isoform X2; translation: MALSSLFNRVSKSQFRTTSSAKISKNILSYFDPHVYPKELVTQFQARSFVTTALEDVTGFDEMSSGLQRKYYMLGGKGGVGKTSCAASMAVKFANHGHPTIVVSTDPAHSLSDSFDQDLTGGGLVRVQGMESPLYALEVNPERMKEEFQSSSQHGEGSVKHFMDTMGLGALADQLGELKLGELLDTPPPGFDEAFAIAKVMQFVESPEYCRFSRIVFDTAPTGHTLRLLSLPDFFDASVGKMMRLKKKIASATTALKYVLGKGEPQQDATDKLEQLRERMAKVRDLFRNSETTEFVIVMIPTVMALRESSRLCASLLKEKVPVRRLVVNQLLPQSASDCKFCAMKTKDQNRVLDMIPKDPELAKLALIRSHLMDVEIRGIPALKFMGDMVWR
- the LOC140969214 gene encoding ATPase GET3B-like isoform X3 — encoded protein: MALSSLFNRVSKSQFRTTSSAKISKNILSYFDPHVYPKELVTQFQGTRLNTTRSFVTTALEDVTGFDEMSSGLQRKYYMLGGKGGVGKTSCAASMAVKFANHGHPTIVVSTDPAHSLSDSFDQDLTGGGLVRVQGMESPLYALELGELKLGELLDTPPPGFDEAFAIAKVMQFVESPEYCRFSRIVFDTAPTGHTLRLLSLPDFFDASVGKMMRLKKKIASATTALKYVLGKGEPQQDATDKLEQLRERMAKVRDLFRNSETTEFVIVMIPTVMALRESSRLCASLLKEKVPVRRLVVNQLLPQSASDCKFCAMKTKDQNRVLDMIPKDPELAKLALIRSHLMDVEIRGIPALKFMGDMVWR